One stretch of Campylobacter sp. CCS1377 DNA includes these proteins:
- the mog gene encoding molybdopterin adenylyltransferase: MQSINIGILTLSDRASAGIYEDKATCEVKNVLQAYIKNELIFHCELIPDEYEKIIEKLVFLSDEKKCDLIITTGGTGPALRDVTPEATQAVCDKMLPGFGELMRMQSLKYVPTAILSRQSAGIRNKSLIINLPGNPKAIKECLEPIFPAVPYCIDLIEGAYIEAREENISIFRPKKK, translated from the coding sequence ATGCAAAGTATAAATATAGGAATTTTAACATTAAGCGATAGAGCTAGTGCTGGAATTTATGAAGATAAAGCAACTTGTGAAGTGAAAAATGTTTTGCAAGCTTATATTAAAAATGAGCTTATTTTTCATTGTGAGCTTATCCCTGATGAATATGAGAAAATTATAGAAAAATTGGTTTTTTTAAGTGATGAGAAAAAATGCGATTTGATTATCACCACTGGTGGAACTGGTCCAGCACTTAGAGATGTTACGCCTGAGGCAACACAAGCGGTTTGCGACAAAATGCTTCCAGGTTTTGGCGAGCTTATGAGAATGCAAAGCTTAAAATATGTCCCAACGGCGATACTTTCAAGACAAAGTGCAGGCATTCGCAATAAAAGCTTAATTATCAATCTCCCAGGCAATCCAAAGGCCATAAAAGAATGTTTAGAGCCAATTTTCCCTGCAGTGCCTTATTGCATAGATTTAATTGAAGGAGCATACATAGAAGCTAGAGAGGAGAATATTTCAATCTTTCGTCCTAAGAAAAAATAA
- a CDS encoding TrkA C-terminal domain-containing protein: MNNILIILDGFLAKHFLERLCLQKGLKHYFTILYYNEDSVNLSIKNEYIEFVKFDPTSTAKMQRIMMKEFSQVFIYMQDEFDVRKTYENLRSFNKKLDIVIMDFWGLPINDEYCDLIDSKATLSHRLLDFLPDVALTAQFIGLGIGEIMEIKIPAGSAFAYRHIGSIAQKKWRIALIYRNNKIFFVKPSFMLQPNDSILVVGEPSVLQGVYHNVKKDKGQFPSPFGSNIYCFLDMKTMTQETQEKLLSTCLSLHAKINNKKLFIEVFNPTLGQLYEKLKNLDIENMNIYFNYTQIKKEYLDSYLINNNIGVFVVDKSFFEKNKKNLYELKIPLLKIGENDFDKLNEATILSSGESEIEAQSNVVMDLSAQLDLGVKLYHYESTHSEESSFVLEYFQSLARLYNKKIEIIHTKDENPILAMTKKSDALQFISFNSRLTSTNLGKSFSMDLNRLYYKMDKNYQLFIPVE; this comes from the coding sequence ATGAATAATATTTTAATTATCCTAGATGGCTTTTTGGCAAAACATTTTTTAGAAAGACTTTGTTTACAAAAAGGTTTAAAGCATTATTTTACGATACTTTATTATAATGAAGATAGTGTAAATTTAAGTATTAAAAACGAATATATAGAATTTGTTAAATTTGATCCTACAAGTACTGCTAAAATGCAACGCATTATGATGAAAGAATTCTCACAAGTTTTTATTTATATGCAAGATGAATTTGATGTAAGAAAAACTTATGAAAACTTAAGAAGTTTTAATAAAAAGCTTGATATTGTGATTATGGATTTTTGGGGGTTGCCTATTAATGATGAATATTGTGATTTAATTGATTCTAAAGCTACGCTTTCACATAGACTTTTGGATTTTTTGCCTGATGTGGCCTTAACAGCACAATTTATTGGACTGGGTATTGGCGAAATTATGGAGATTAAAATTCCAGCTGGTTCAGCTTTTGCTTATCGTCATATTGGTTCTATTGCGCAAAAAAAATGGCGCATTGCACTTATTTATAGAAATAATAAAATATTTTTTGTCAAGCCTTCTTTTATGCTTCAGCCTAATGACAGTATTTTGGTGGTGGGCGAACCTAGTGTTTTGCAAGGTGTATATCATAATGTTAAAAAAGACAAGGGGCAGTTTCCAAGTCCTTTTGGAAGTAATATTTACTGTTTTTTGGATATGAAAACAATGACTCAAGAAACTCAAGAAAAACTTCTAAGCACTTGTTTGTCTTTGCATGCAAAAATCAACAATAAAAAGCTTTTTATAGAGGTTTTTAATCCTACTTTGGGTCAATTATACGAGAAGTTAAAAAATTTAGATATTGAAAATATGAATATTTATTTTAATTATACGCAAATTAAAAAAGAATATTTGGATTCTTATTTAATAAATAATAATATCGGGGTTTTTGTGGTTGATAAAAGTTTTTTTGAAAAAAATAAGAAAAATTTATATGAATTAAAAATTCCGCTTCTAAAAATTGGCGAAAATGATTTTGATAAGCTTAATGAGGCTACGATTTTAAGCTCTGGAGAAAGTGAGATTGAGGCACAATCTAATGTCGTGATGGATCTTAGTGCTCAGCTTGATTTGGGCGTAAAATTGTATCATTATGAGTCAACTCATTCTGAAGAGAGCTCTTTTGTTTTGGAGTATTTTCAAAGTCTTGCTAGGCTTTATAATAAAAAAATAGAAATCATTCATACTAAAGACGAAAATCCTATTTTAGCTATGACAAAAAAAAGCGATGCTTTGCAATTTATCAGTTTTAATTCTAGGCTAACAAGTACCAATCTTGGTAAAAGTTTTAGTATGGATCTAAATCGCTTGTATTATAAAATGGATAAGAATTATCAACTTTTCATACCCGTAGAGTAA
- a CDS encoding mechanosensitive ion channel domain-containing protein produces the protein MKKIILLLIFCTALFANKTIGDELNEKIMSLDKAIENSIWNVRYENFIKYQELKTQINFLNSELDKANSNREKEEILRKIGHLEEQLSLLAEYKELNFAKFLSLPDSVESLPKLTNPFAIISGLSHIRKLRNAKEEYLNRFKEFQDLFNIIKEKNEELKTLVKLNPSNENFKLLKASDKKLEEFEQALNFSEVSFSVYEKNVDEEIQRVRSDIKTQSLRAINIVAAIIFVLIVSFLLKIASKKYISDNERYYTANKIINFINISIIFLILLFAYIENITYLVTVLGFASAGLAIAMKDMFMSMLGWCVIIFGSSFRVGDRIKVWQNNTTYVGDIIDISFLRMTIYEDITLTTYTTNRRSGRIIFIPNNYIFTGLIANYTHHGMKTIWDGIDITISFDSNHNKAMAIVEQVVTKHAKNYTDLAKKGMGKLRNEYSIRNLKVEPRFFMFFEEYGMRISAWYMNNSYTALVLRSKISREIISEFNKCEDIKISYPSQNLYLSNKEKPILEEQEGSLF, from the coding sequence ATGAAAAAAATTATATTGCTTTTGATTTTTTGTACGGCTTTGTTTGCAAATAAAACTATAGGCGATGAATTAAATGAGAAAATTATGTCTTTGGATAAGGCGATTGAAAATAGCATTTGGAATGTAAGATATGAAAATTTTATAAAATATCAAGAATTAAAAACTCAAATTAATTTTTTAAATTCAGAGCTTGATAAAGCAAATTCAAATCGAGAAAAAGAAGAAATTTTACGAAAAATAGGTCATTTAGAAGAGCAATTAAGTTTGCTTGCAGAATATAAAGAATTAAATTTTGCTAAATTTTTATCCTTACCTGATAGTGTGGAAAGTTTGCCTAAATTAACTAATCCTTTTGCCATCATTTCTGGACTTTCGCATATTAGAAAACTAAGAAATGCTAAGGAAGAATACCTTAATCGTTTTAAAGAATTTCAAGATTTATTTAATATTATCAAAGAAAAAAATGAAGAGTTGAAAACCCTTGTGAAATTAAATCCTAGTAATGAAAATTTTAAGCTTCTTAAGGCTTCGGATAAAAAGTTAGAAGAATTTGAGCAGGCTTTAAATTTTAGCGAGGTTTCTTTTTCGGTTTATGAAAAAAATGTAGATGAGGAAATTCAAAGGGTAAGAAGTGATATCAAGACTCAAAGTTTAAGGGCAATTAATATCGTAGCGGCCATTATTTTCGTGCTGATTGTTTCTTTTTTGCTTAAAATTGCAAGTAAGAAATACATTAGTGACAATGAACGCTATTATACTGCAAATAAAATTATAAATTTTATTAATATTAGCATTATTTTTTTGATTTTACTTTTTGCTTATATTGAAAATATCACTTATTTAGTTACGGTGCTTGGTTTTGCTTCGGCGGGCTTGGCTATTGCAATGAAAGATATGTTTATGTCTATGCTTGGTTGGTGTGTGATTATTTTTGGTAGTAGTTTTAGGGTGGGTGATCGCATTAAAGTGTGGCAAAATAATACTACTTATGTGGGTGATATTATTGATATTTCTTTTTTAAGAATGACAATTTATGAGGATATTACCTTAACAACTTATACAACCAATCGTCGCAGTGGACGAATTATTTTTATCCCTAATAATTATATTTTTACAGGACTTATTGCAAATTATACTCATCATGGAATGAAAACCATTTGGGATGGTATAGATATTACTATCAGTTTTGATTCTAATCATAATAAGGCTATGGCGATAGTGGAGCAAGTTGTAACAAAGCATGCGAAAAACTACACAGATTTAGCTAAAAAGGGTATGGGAAAATTAAGAAATGAATATAGCATTAGAAATCTTAAAGTTGAACCGCGGTTTTTTATGTTTTTTGAAGAATATGGCATGAGAATTTCGGCATGGTATATGAATAATTCTTACACTGCTTTGGTTTTAAGAAGTAAGATTAGCCGTGAAATTATTAGCGAATTTAATAAATGTGAAGATATAAAAATTTCTTATCCGAGTCAAAATCTTTATTTAAGCAATAAAGAAAAACCGATTTTAGAAGAACAAGAAGGAAGTTTATTTTGA
- a CDS encoding ATP-dependent metallopeptidase FtsH/Yme1/Tma family protein — protein sequence MKNLKIILSSFLILCVLMAILYLKNEPKYIDKAFYDGLLREGLIQKAIVDENKIFIKTEQENYLIIKEGVNLEELLSQVPVEISANYFDVILVFLFAFFIVFLLVFMFLMQRKQRKKFPISANANSSVSLNSFENKDIKPVITSVSFNDVAGVDEVKLELGELVDFLKNPIKYKEFGVKMPKGVLLVGPPGVGKTLIAKAIAGEAGVPFFYQNGSAFVEIYVGMGAKRVRELFSRAKMMAPSIIFIDEIDAVGKIRGENSNTERDTTLNQLLTQMDGFEDNNGVIVIAATNKIELIDPALLRSGRFDRRIFVSLPDFKDRLKILEIYMKDKKNNVDLSKIAKASVGFSGAGLETLVNEAAINALRRQSDRVEESDFYAVLNKVLLGQRKVLTFNENEKKIQATYQAAKALCAYYFDIGFEKITLMEDRFKEYEHTLRSKSELLNKIKVYLAGNLAMKIIYNETYTNFQMDLIKTKELVAYMINYDMLDEANLETIKQELQDFLEPMKEKIIQLANLLLEQEKLENSDIKKIME from the coding sequence ATGAAAAATTTGAAAATTATTTTAAGTTCTTTTCTGATTTTATGTGTTTTAATGGCGATTTTATATTTGAAAAATGAACCAAAATATATAGATAAGGCTTTTTACGATGGGCTTTTAAGAGAAGGTTTGATACAAAAAGCCATTGTTGATGAAAATAAAATTTTTATAAAAACGGAGCAAGAAAATTATCTCATTATTAAAGAAGGGGTGAATTTAGAGGAGCTTTTAAGTCAAGTACCTGTAGAAATTAGTGCAAATTATTTTGATGTTATTTTGGTGTTTTTGTTTGCATTTTTTATCGTATTTTTGTTGGTATTTATGTTTTTAATGCAAAGAAAGCAAAGAAAAAAATTCCCAATTTCCGCCAATGCAAATTCTAGTGTTTCTTTAAATTCTTTTGAAAATAAAGACATTAAACCCGTTATTACAAGCGTGAGTTTTAATGATGTTGCAGGTGTAGATGAAGTAAAATTAGAGCTTGGTGAATTGGTAGATTTTCTAAAAAATCCTATAAAATATAAAGAATTTGGAGTTAAGATGCCAAAAGGGGTTTTATTAGTAGGTCCTCCGGGTGTTGGAAAAACTTTAATCGCTAAAGCCATAGCTGGCGAAGCAGGAGTGCCATTTTTTTATCAAAATGGTTCAGCCTTTGTTGAAATTTATGTAGGAATGGGTGCTAAACGCGTCAGAGAGCTTTTTTCGCGTGCTAAGATGATGGCTCCAAGTATTATTTTTATCGATGAAATCGATGCTGTAGGAAAAATCAGAGGAGAAAATTCAAATACTGAAAGAGATACAACGCTCAATCAGCTTTTAACTCAAATGGATGGCTTTGAAGATAATAACGGCGTGATAGTCATCGCAGCCACAAATAAAATTGAGCTCATAGATCCTGCACTTTTAAGATCAGGGCGTTTTGATAGGCGTATTTTTGTTTCTTTGCCAGATTTTAAGGATAGACTTAAAATTTTAGAAATTTATATGAAAGATAAAAAAAATAATGTTGATTTAAGTAAAATTGCTAAGGCAAGTGTGGGATTTAGTGGAGCTGGACTTGAAACTTTGGTTAATGAAGCAGCCATTAATGCTTTAAGAAGGCAAAGTGATAGAGTTGAAGAAAGTGATTTTTACGCCGTGTTAAATAAAGTTCTTTTAGGACAAAGAAAGGTGCTTACTTTTAATGAGAATGAGAAAAAAATTCAAGCCACCTATCAAGCCGCTAAAGCACTTTGTGCTTATTATTTTGATATAGGTTTCGAAAAAATCACCTTAATGGAAGATCGCTTTAAAGAATACGAGCATACGCTAAGATCAAAATCTGAGCTTTTAAACAAAATTAAAGTGTATTTGGCTGGAAATTTAGCAATGAAAATCATCTATAATGAAACTTATACCAATTTTCAAATGGATTTGATTAAAACAAAAGAGCTTGTGGCTTATATGATAAATTACGATATGTTAGATGAAGCAAATTTGGAGACGATAAAGCAAGAATTGCAAGATTTTTTAGAGCCTATGAAAGAAAAAATCATACAACTTGCCAACTTGCTTTTAGAGCAAGAAAAGCTTGAAAATTCAGATATTAAAAAAATAATGGAGTGA
- the aroB gene encoding 3-dehydroquinate synthase produces MQIDINLKENAYKVYVDELKNLEFDTKVFILSNPKILGLHLKSLLLKIKAKEVFIATVKDGEEYKNLNTIEEILNQMFNSKLDRKSVLISFGGGVISDMGGFAASIYQRGIDFINIPTTLLACVDAAVGGKTGINNAFGKNLIGTFYQPKAVYCQSEFLRTLSARELAAGMAEFIKMAIMFDKNLLEFIESIDAKAFLSASCGDEILTKIIAKSIELKARVVENDEKESGVRMLLNYGHTFAHVIENFTEYKTYLHGEAVAIGMNMANCLACNLGFLSQEECKKIEQILLKFNLPISYKIANIDEFYQAFFRDKKSYNSKINFILPSQLGKGFIKEDISKEIILKTLKVFA; encoded by the coding sequence ATGCAAATAGATATAAATTTAAAAGAAAATGCGTATAAAGTTTATGTTGATGAGTTAAAAAATTTAGAGTTTGACACTAAGGTTTTTATACTTTCAAATCCAAAAATTTTAGGTCTTCATTTAAAAAGCTTGCTTTTAAAAATCAAAGCCAAAGAAGTGTTTATTGCTACGGTTAAAGATGGGGAAGAATATAAAAATTTAAACACCATAGAAGAAATTTTAAACCAAATGTTTAATTCTAAACTCGATAGAAAAAGTGTGCTTATCAGCTTTGGTGGCGGAGTTATTAGTGATATGGGAGGATTTGCGGCAAGTATTTATCAAAGGGGGATAGATTTTATAAATATCCCTACAACACTCTTAGCTTGCGTTGATGCTGCAGTGGGTGGAAAAACAGGTATTAATAATGCTTTTGGTAAAAATCTTATCGGCACTTTTTATCAGCCAAAAGCCGTGTATTGTCAGAGTGAATTTTTGAGGACTTTAAGCGCGAGAGAATTAGCCGCTGGTATGGCTGAGTTTATAAAAATGGCCATAATGTTTGATAAAAATTTGCTTGAATTTATAGAAAGTATCGATGCAAAAGCCTTTTTAAGTGCAAGTTGTGGGGATGAAATTTTAACTAAAATTATCGCAAAAAGTATAGAGCTTAAAGCTAGGGTTGTGGAAAATGATGAAAAAGAAAGCGGAGTGAGAATGCTTTTAAATTATGGACATACTTTTGCCCATGTGATAGAAAATTTTACAGAATATAAAACTTATTTGCATGGTGAAGCAGTAGCGATAGGAATGAATATGGCGAATTGCTTGGCTTGCAATTTAGGCTTTTTAAGTCAAGAAGAATGTAAAAAAATAGAACAAATTCTACTTAAATTTAACCTGCCAATATCTTATAAAATCGCAAACATTGATGAGTTTTATCAGGCCTTTTTTAGGGATAAAAAAAGTTATAATTCTAAGATAAATTTCATTTTGCCTTCACAGCTTGGTAAGGGCTTTATCAAAGAGGATATTTCCAAGGAAATTATCCTTAAAACGCTTAAGGTTTTTGCATGA
- the mtaB gene encoding tRNA (N(6)-L-threonylcarbamoyladenosine(37)-C(2))-methylthiotransferase MtaB, which yields MKEKVYFKTFGCRTNIYDSELLKKYVKDYEITDEEQKAQIIVVNSCTVTNGADSGIRTYIHTMKKQGKKIIFTGCGAVSRGKELLEKGEIFGVLGASNKHKINEFLKKENSFYELGNLNFIDEDIVSEYKNHTKAFVKIQEGCDFACSYCIIPSVRGKSRSVKEEKIIEQVKILAHNGYSEIVLTGTNIGSYGIKDNTSLGKLLQKLGKISGIKRIRLGSLEPVQIDESFLEILDEVWLERHLHIALQHTHEKMLRIMRRRSHTDNDLKLFNFLADKGFALGTDFIVAHPGESEEIWQEALKNFKEFRLTHIHAFIFSPRNNTHSASLKDTINGDIAKSRLKILTQIVSENNFNFRQKNNQNLSILVENKKNDYYEGYDQFYNKIKIYANEDLSKQWININECKVNFSDNEVDLRG from the coding sequence TTGAAAGAAAAAGTTTATTTTAAGACTTTTGGTTGTAGGACAAATATTTATGATAGTGAATTATTGAAAAAATATGTTAAAGACTATGAAATCACAGATGAAGAGCAAAAAGCACAAATCATTGTGGTAAATTCTTGCACGGTTACCAATGGTGCTGATAGCGGTATTAGAACTTATATTCATACCATGAAAAAACAAGGAAAAAAGATTATTTTTACGGGTTGTGGGGCTGTAAGTAGAGGAAAAGAACTTTTAGAAAAAGGCGAAATTTTTGGAGTTTTAGGTGCTTCAAATAAACACAAAATTAATGAATTTTTAAAAAAAGAAAATTCGTTTTATGAGCTTGGAAATTTAAATTTTATCGATGAGGATATAGTGAGTGAGTATAAAAATCATACCAAGGCTTTTGTGAAAATTCAAGAAGGTTGTGATTTTGCTTGTTCGTATTGTATTATTCCTAGTGTTAGAGGCAAGTCAAGAAGTGTTAAAGAAGAAAAAATTATAGAGCAAGTTAAAATTTTAGCCCATAATGGTTACAGTGAAATTGTTTTAACTGGTACAAATATCGGATCTTATGGAATTAAAGATAATACAAGTTTAGGCAAGCTTTTACAAAAATTAGGCAAAATTTCAGGCATAAAACGCATAAGACTTGGAAGTTTAGAACCTGTACAAATTGATGAGAGTTTTTTGGAAATTTTGGATGAAGTTTGGTTAGAAAGGCATTTACATATTGCTTTGCAGCATACGCACGAGAAAATGCTACGCATTATGAGAAGAAGATCGCATACAGATAATGACTTAAAATTATTTAATTTTTTAGCAGACAAAGGTTTTGCTTTGGGAACCGATTTTATAGTTGCTCATCCTGGTGAAAGTGAAGAAATATGGCAAGAAGCTTTAAAGAATTTTAAAGAATTTAGGCTTACTCATATTCATGCTTTTATTTTTTCTCCAAGAAATAACACTCATTCAGCTAGCTTAAAAGATACTATAAATGGGGATATTGCTAAGTCAAGACTTAAAATTTTAACTCAAATTGTCAGTGAAAATAACTTTAATTTTAGACAAAAAAATAATCAAAATTTAAGCATTTTGGTAGAAAATAAAAAAAATGATTATTATGAAGGTTATGATCAATTTTATAATAAAATTAAAATCTATGCCAATGAAGATTTGTCGAAACAATGGATTAATATAAATGAATGTAAAGTTAATTTTAGCGACAATGAAGTTGATTTAAGGGGATAA
- the tgt gene encoding tRNA guanosine(34) transglycosylase Tgt — MDFKVKHKDNHARVCQITTAHSTFETPIFMPVGTIGAVKSLDALDLKNELDAKIILANTYHMYLRPGSKIVKEFGGLHGFSKFDRSFLTDSGGFQAFSLSANSKHFKEGIEFKSHIDGSKHLFTPQSVLDTQYDFNSDIMMILDDLVALPASKERIKISVDRTIKWAKEAINYHKFKQSQGIGLKQNIFGIIQGGTDYEERKRCALALNEMDFDGLAIGGLSVGEENALMYETVENLNPFLDENRPRYLMGVGTPEDLVENVERGVDMFDCVMPTRNARNGTFFTNFGKFNIKKAEFINDHEAIDNTCSCYTCRNFSRGYLNHLFKAKELTFFRLASLHNLHYYLDLVSKMREAIKKGKFTEFKKEFYAKRFKNAL, encoded by the coding sequence ATGGATTTTAAAGTAAAACACAAAGATAATCACGCAAGAGTTTGTCAAATTACCACAGCACATAGCACTTTTGAAACTCCAATTTTTATGCCCGTTGGCACAATCGGTGCAGTAAAAAGCCTTGATGCGCTTGATTTAAAAAATGAACTCGATGCAAAAATCATCCTTGCTAATACTTATCATATGTATTTAAGACCAGGATCAAAAATCGTAAAAGAATTTGGCGGTTTGCATGGTTTTAGCAAATTTGATCGAAGTTTTTTAACTGACAGCGGAGGCTTTCAAGCTTTTTCACTTTCTGCAAATTCTAAGCATTTTAAAGAAGGGATAGAATTTAAAAGCCATATTGATGGAAGTAAGCATTTATTTACCCCACAAAGCGTTTTGGATACTCAGTATGATTTTAATTCTGACATTATGATGATTTTAGATGATTTAGTTGCACTTCCTGCAAGCAAAGAAAGAATTAAAATTTCAGTTGATCGCACGATAAAATGGGCGAAAGAAGCTATAAATTATCATAAATTTAAGCAAAGTCAAGGCATAGGGTTGAAACAAAATATTTTTGGTATCATACAAGGTGGAACTGACTATGAAGAAAGAAAGCGTTGCGCTTTAGCTTTAAATGAAATGGATTTTGATGGACTTGCAATTGGCGGGCTTAGTGTTGGGGAAGAAAATGCTTTAATGTATGAAACGGTAGAAAATTTAAATCCTTTTTTGGATGAAAATCGCCCTAGATATTTAATGGGCGTTGGAACGCCTGAAGATTTGGTGGAAAATGTAGAGCGTGGCGTTGATATGTTTGATTGTGTTATGCCAACAAGAAATGCAAGAAATGGTACATTTTTTACAAACTTTGGTAAATTTAATATCAAAAAAGCCGAGTTTATCAACGATCACGAAGCCATCGATAATACCTGTTCTTGCTATACTTGTCGTAATTTTTCGCGTGGATACTTAAATCATCTTTTTAAGGCCAAAGAACTTACTTTTTTTCGCCTTGCTAGTTTGCATAATTTGCATTATTATCTTGATTTAGTCAGTAAAATGCGTGAAGCTATCAAAAAAGGTAAA